From the genome of Bradyrhizobium sp. SZCCHNS1050, one region includes:
- a CDS encoding HlyD family efflux transporter periplasmic adaptor subunit translates to MDGQQAPGGSRPVILHRECPPAEPRARASAARALWLLAALSLMFGMLVAVPWMVEYVTVGQYLVHTDDAYVSMNEIPVRSAVSGLVRDLLVTDNQEIAAGQVLARIEHRDERASTVALNDVIAPVAGVVAASGLHVGDAVTTDRSLMAVVTPGEPHVIAALAVSEITYVAIGQAVTIDVPGLPVRLYGHVADAEWIGAASGSPTGEARIALKISLLKAAMPAGLRSGMAVGATILTGLTGTERMVSQILRERAQRTCHCEQDLQPASVQRRI, encoded by the coding sequence GTGGACGGACAGCAAGCGCCGGGTGGATCCCGGCCGGTCATTCTGCATCGGGAGTGTCCCCCGGCGGAGCCGCGCGCCAGGGCGTCCGCAGCACGTGCGCTGTGGTTGCTCGCCGCGCTCAGCCTGATGTTCGGAATGCTGGTCGCGGTGCCGTGGATGGTCGAGTATGTGACCGTGGGCCAATATCTGGTTCACACCGATGACGCCTATGTCAGTATGAACGAGATCCCGGTCAGGTCGGCGGTGTCCGGCCTGGTCAGGGACCTGCTCGTGACCGACAACCAGGAGATCGCTGCGGGACAGGTTCTCGCGCGGATCGAGCACCGGGACGAGCGCGCTTCGACGGTCGCGCTGAACGACGTCATCGCTCCCGTCGCCGGCGTCGTGGCTGCAAGCGGTCTCCATGTCGGCGACGCCGTGACGACAGATCGGTCGTTGATGGCGGTGGTCACGCCAGGCGAGCCCCACGTCATCGCAGCTCTCGCGGTTTCCGAGATCACCTATGTCGCGATCGGACAGGCGGTCACGATCGACGTGCCGGGCCTTCCCGTCCGGCTCTATGGACATGTCGCGGATGCTGAGTGGATCGGCGCGGCGTCCGGCTCGCCAACCGGCGAAGCGCGGATCGCGCTGAAGATCAGCCTGCTGAAGGCGGCCATGCCCGCCGGATTGCGATCGGGCATGGCTGTCGGCGCGACGATCCTGACCGGCCTGACCGGGACCGAGCGGATGGTCTCGCAGATCCTGCGGGAGAGGGCGCAGAGGACCTGCCACTGCGAGCAGGATCTCCAGCCCGCGTCGGTGCAGCGGCGCATCTGA
- a CDS encoding VIT family protein, with the protein MSRLHVHPESHLVARIGWLRAAVLGANDGIISTASLIVGVAAAAATRNDVLIAGVAGLVAGAMSMAAGEYVSVSSQSDTEQADLARERKELSDNPAFERDELADIYVKRGLDQSLARQVAEQLMAKDALTAHARDELGISEITAARPIQAALTSAMMFSVGGAMPLLMVVVSPANLLVPIVSAASLAFLAVLGAIGAKAGGANIPRATFRVTFWGAFALGLTAGIGRLFGAVV; encoded by the coding sequence ATGAGCCGCCTTCACGTCCACCCCGAAAGCCATCTGGTGGCGCGGATCGGATGGCTCAGAGCGGCCGTTCTGGGAGCCAATGACGGCATCATTTCGACTGCGAGCCTGATCGTCGGTGTTGCTGCGGCAGCAGCGACACGAAACGACGTCCTGATCGCAGGCGTGGCGGGATTGGTCGCCGGAGCGATGTCGATGGCCGCCGGTGAATATGTCTCCGTCAGCTCGCAGTCGGATACGGAGCAGGCCGACCTGGCCCGGGAACGCAAGGAGCTGAGCGACAACCCCGCATTCGAACGCGACGAGCTTGCCGATATCTACGTCAAGCGAGGTCTGGATCAATCCCTTGCGCGGCAGGTGGCCGAGCAGCTGATGGCGAAAGACGCACTGACGGCTCATGCCCGTGACGAATTGGGAATCTCGGAGATCACCGCAGCGCGGCCGATCCAGGCTGCCCTGACCTCGGCCATGATGTTTTCGGTGGGGGGCGCCATGCCCTTGCTGATGGTCGTCGTGTCGCCCGCCAATTTGCTGGTCCCGATCGTCTCCGCGGCTTCTCTCGCCTTTCTCGCGGTGCTGGGAGCGATCGGCGCAAAGGCAGGCGGGGCCAACATTCCGCGCGCCACCTTTCGCGTGACGTTCTGGGGGGCCTTCGCCCTGGGTCTCACCGCAGGCATCGGAAGGCTGTTTGGGGCCGTTGTTTGA
- a CDS encoding OsmC family protein — protein sequence MLEYRVNARRIDAHESVADCKDATVVLDTDVQGRRDAFNPAELLLAAVAACMIKGIERVTPMLKFHVRGVEVRLIGFRQDSPPMMASIDYELIVDTDEDDRRLELLHQNVRKYGTISNTVAAATKLQGVIRRKT from the coding sequence ATGCTAGAGTATCGCGTCAACGCCCGACGGATCGATGCGCATGAAAGCGTGGCTGACTGCAAGGATGCGACCGTGGTGCTCGACACCGATGTCCAGGGACGGCGGGATGCGTTCAACCCGGCCGAGCTTCTTCTCGCCGCGGTTGCCGCCTGCATGATCAAGGGAATCGAACGCGTGACGCCGATGCTCAAGTTCCATGTTCGTGGCGTCGAGGTGCGACTGATCGGCTTCCGTCAGGACAGCCCGCCGATGATGGCGTCGATCGATTACGAGCTGATCGTCGACACCGACGAAGACGACCGCCGGCTCGAGCTGCTTCATCAGAATGTCAGGAAGTATGGAACGATTTCCAACACCGTGGCGGCCGCCACGAAGTTGCAAGGCGTGATCAGGAGAAAGACATGA
- a CDS encoding cytochrome b yields MQLFNSTRDYGAIPQTLHWLTVVLVAVAWALGVFGDVLPKGAPRESGLLVHVTAGIAILMLLAVRLAWRLADPSPPPEATEFATWMGKWQDPAARFAHYVLYALLFAVPVVGIVLQFARGDSLPLFGIAEIASPWPKDRAFAHNVKEVHEILAHALVIVAAMHAAAALIHHWIFRDRTLLRMLPHSDD; encoded by the coding sequence ATGCAGCTCTTCAACTCGACGAGGGATTACGGGGCGATTCCGCAGACGCTGCATTGGCTGACGGTCGTTCTCGTGGCCGTCGCCTGGGCGCTTGGGGTCTTCGGTGACGTGCTGCCCAAGGGCGCGCCGCGCGAGTCCGGCCTGCTCGTCCATGTCACGGCTGGGATCGCGATCCTCATGCTTCTGGCGGTGCGCCTGGCTTGGCGGCTGGCCGATCCTTCTCCGCCGCCCGAAGCGACCGAGTTCGCCACATGGATGGGAAAGTGGCAGGATCCGGCCGCGCGTTTCGCGCACTACGTTCTCTATGCGCTGCTCTTTGCCGTGCCTGTCGTTGGCATCGTGTTGCAGTTTGCGCGCGGTGATTCCTTGCCGCTGTTTGGCATTGCCGAGATCGCGTCGCCCTGGCCCAAGGACCGCGCGTTTGCTCACAACGTCAAGGAAGTGCATGAAATTCTCGCCCACGCCCTCGTCATCGTGGCCGCAATGCATGCGGCCGCCGCGCTGATCCATCACTGGATCTTCCGGGATCGGACGCTGCTTCGCATGCTGCCTCACTCGGACGACTAG
- a CDS encoding sigma-70 family RNA polymerase sigma factor, translating into MSDGGHASRGARSAELVALAEQLRPELHRYCARLMGSVIDGEDVVQDTLTKALVAVDEMRDVVMLRAWLFRVAHNRALDLLRSRAIRAAEPMEAADGVADDTVPDAVEAMMRDEAIRTAVSRFTELPIPQRSVLVLKDVLDESLADIAALLDLTVDSVKAHLARARARLSEINAVAEARPAARPASDAATRYVSLFNRRDWDGLRALLAHDVKLHQSTHPVRVGPADVGMFFSIYAGMDGVWLAPAWLEGREVIAVFERQGDPRPSYVMWLSWRDGKISFIRDYRYVRYVIADAELALAPPS; encoded by the coding sequence TTGAGCGACGGCGGACATGCTTCGCGCGGCGCGCGCAGCGCCGAGCTCGTGGCCCTCGCAGAGCAGCTGCGGCCCGAGCTGCATCGTTATTGCGCGCGCCTGATGGGCTCTGTGATCGACGGCGAGGACGTCGTGCAGGACACCCTGACAAAAGCGCTCGTCGCGGTGGACGAGATGCGCGACGTCGTGATGCTGCGTGCCTGGCTGTTCCGGGTCGCGCATAACCGGGCGCTGGACCTGCTGCGCAGCCGTGCGATCCGGGCCGCCGAACCGATGGAGGCGGCTGACGGTGTCGCCGACGACACCGTGCCGGATGCCGTGGAGGCGATGATGCGCGACGAGGCGATCCGGACCGCGGTGTCGCGCTTCACGGAGCTTCCGATCCCTCAGCGGAGCGTCCTCGTTCTGAAGGATGTGCTCGATGAGTCGCTCGCCGACATCGCGGCGCTGCTCGACCTGACGGTGGACTCGGTGAAGGCACATCTCGCCCGCGCCCGGGCGCGGCTCTCCGAGATCAACGCTGTGGCCGAGGCGCGGCCGGCGGCGAGACCAGCCTCCGATGCGGCAACACGCTATGTGAGCCTGTTCAACCGGCGTGATTGGGACGGCCTGCGCGCGCTGCTGGCACACGACGTCAAACTGCACCAGTCCACTCATCCCGTCCGTGTCGGCCCGGCCGATGTCGGGATGTTCTTCAGCATCTACGCCGGGATGGACGGCGTCTGGCTGGCACCGGCCTGGCTCGAGGGCCGGGAAGTGATCGCCGTGTTCGAACGCCAGGGCGATCCGCGGCCCAGCTACGTCATGTGGCTGAGCTGGCGCGACGGCAAGATCAGCTTCATCCGCGACTACCGCTACGTCCGCTATGTCATCGCCGATGCAGAGCTGGCACTCGCCCCGCCGTCCTGA
- a CDS encoding SDR family oxidoreductase, with the protein MSLKDKTIVVTGGSRGLGLGVVEALVDRGAKVTVVARGTEALNAIAARLGVATIAADVTDEAAAHRIVGDISPDILILNAGTTPHMDRLDRLTWRDFSVAWETDVKAGLYWIQAALKLPLKPGSRVLVGSSGAAVGGSQMSGGYGGAKRMLWFMAKYANGVSQDDRLGIRFQAIVPRMMILGTGVGDTAAGAYAGSMGIAPEAFVARFGAPMPPRAFGDRVVAVLEDPRFVDGVVFGLNGDSGVTVMEGAAA; encoded by the coding sequence ATGAGCCTGAAAGACAAGACGATCGTCGTGACCGGCGGAAGCCGCGGCCTTGGCTTGGGAGTCGTGGAGGCCCTCGTCGATCGCGGCGCCAAGGTGACCGTCGTCGCGCGCGGAACCGAGGCGCTGAACGCGATTGCTGCGCGCCTGGGTGTGGCCACGATCGCGGCCGACGTCACCGACGAGGCCGCTGCGCATCGCATCGTCGGCGATATCAGCCCCGACATCCTGATCTTGAACGCCGGCACAACGCCGCACATGGACCGGCTGGATCGGCTGACCTGGAGGGATTTCTCGGTTGCCTGGGAAACGGACGTCAAGGCGGGCTTGTACTGGATCCAGGCGGCGCTCAAGCTCCCCCTGAAACCAGGAAGCCGCGTCCTGGTCGGATCGAGCGGCGCGGCGGTGGGCGGTTCGCAGATGTCAGGCGGCTACGGCGGCGCCAAGCGCATGCTCTGGTTCATGGCGAAATACGCCAACGGCGTGTCGCAGGACGACAGGCTCGGCATCCGCTTCCAGGCGATCGTGCCGCGTATGATGATCCTCGGCACGGGAGTGGGGGATACGGCCGCGGGTGCTTATGCCGGGTCCATGGGCATTGCGCCGGAAGCGTTCGTTGCCCGCTTCGGCGCGCCGATGCCGCCACGGGCGTTCGGCGATCGTGTGGTCGCAGTGCTGGAGGACCCGCGGTTCGTCGACGGCGTCGTGTTCGGTCTCAACGGAGATTCCGGCGTGACGGTGATGGAAGGAGCGGCAGCTTGA
- a CDS encoding M20/M25/M40 family metallo-hydrolase, with protein MSVDTTAATDRLMRFLAVQGVTGQEKAIGREIMAALKQAGVPAKAMRLDDANTRIPLPTETGNLIVELPGRGSQHNQPRIMFMTHMDTVPLCAGAQPKISGRKIVNQARTALGGDNRCGCGILVTLAAELIRQKLDHPPITLLFCVREESGLYGARHVNTDDLGAPEMAFNFDGSSASAVTIGAVGADRWEVEIFGRASHAGVAPERGISATMILALALAEVKAGGWFGKVVKGKGKDARLGTSNVGPVTGGEGRPAGDATNVVTDYVHVRGECRSHDAKFIREITKAYKAAFEKAAKQVTNSEGKSGRVKFKAETDYHPFRMKETLPVVKRAMAAVSDIGAAPTLRAGNGGLDANWMVRHGIPTVTFGTGQNEPHTIDEWINLDEYDRACALAVRLATMG; from the coding sequence ATGTCCGTCGACACCACCGCCGCCACCGATCGTCTGATGCGTTTTCTCGCCGTCCAGGGCGTGACCGGACAGGAAAAGGCGATCGGGCGCGAGATCATGGCGGCGCTGAAGCAGGCCGGCGTGCCGGCCAAGGCGATGCGGCTCGACGATGCCAATACGCGCATTCCGCTGCCGACCGAGACCGGCAACCTGATCGTCGAGCTGCCCGGCCGCGGCAGCCAGCACAATCAGCCGCGGATCATGTTCATGACCCACATGGACACGGTGCCACTGTGCGCCGGCGCGCAGCCGAAGATCTCCGGTCGCAAGATCGTCAACCAGGCCAGGACCGCGCTCGGCGGCGACAATCGCTGCGGCTGCGGCATTCTCGTCACGCTCGCGGCCGAGCTAATCCGGCAGAAGCTCGATCATCCGCCGATCACGCTGCTGTTCTGCGTGCGCGAGGAGAGCGGGCTCTATGGCGCGCGGCACGTCAACACCGACGACCTCGGCGCGCCCGAGATGGCGTTCAACTTCGACGGCAGCTCCGCCTCCGCCGTCACGATCGGCGCTGTCGGCGCCGACCGCTGGGAGGTCGAGATCTTCGGCCGCGCCTCGCATGCCGGCGTCGCGCCTGAGCGCGGCATCAGCGCCACCATGATCCTGGCGCTCGCGCTCGCCGAGGTGAAAGCCGGCGGCTGGTTCGGCAAGGTGGTGAAGGGCAAGGGCAAGGACGCGAGGCTTGGCACCAGCAATGTCGGTCCGGTCACCGGCGGCGAAGGCCGCCCCGCGGGCGACGCCACCAACGTCGTCACTGACTACGTCCACGTCCGCGGCGAATGCCGCAGCCACGATGCCAAATTCATCCGCGAGATCACCAAGGCCTACAAGGCGGCTTTCGAGAAGGCGGCCAAGCAGGTCACCAACAGCGAAGGCAAGTCCGGCCGCGTCAAGTTCAAGGCCGAGACCGACTATCATCCGTTCCGGATGAAGGAGACCCTTCCCGTCGTCAAGCGCGCCATGGCTGCCGTTTCCGACATCGGCGCCGCGCCGACCCTGCGCGCCGGCAATGGCGGCCTCGACGCCAACTGGATGGTCCGCCACGGCATCCCCACCGTGACCTTCGGCACCGGCCAGAACGAGCCGCACACGATTGACGAATGGATCAACCTGGACGAATACGATCGGGCGTGTGCGCTGGCGGTCAGGCTGGCGACGATGGGGTGA
- a CDS encoding RbsD/FucU family protein has translation MLKGIDPLLNADVLHALRAMGHGDRLVICDTNFPADAIARQTVFGGLLRIDNVSAARAVQAVLSVLPLDSFIDDAAVRMEVVGSPAEVTPVQQEVQAVIDRAEGRSWPLVGVERFAFYEMARSAYCVIATGERRFYGCFIFSKGVIPPDGASGS, from the coding sequence ATGCTCAAGGGGATCGATCCACTGCTCAATGCCGACGTGCTCCATGCGCTCCGCGCGATGGGGCATGGCGACCGTCTCGTGATCTGCGACACCAATTTTCCGGCGGATGCGATCGCGCGGCAGACAGTGTTCGGCGGGCTGCTGCGCATCGATAATGTCAGCGCGGCGCGCGCGGTCCAGGCCGTGCTGTCGGTGCTGCCGCTCGACAGCTTCATCGACGATGCCGCCGTGCGGATGGAGGTCGTGGGCAGTCCTGCGGAGGTGACGCCGGTGCAGCAGGAGGTGCAGGCGGTGATCGACCGCGCCGAGGGCAGGTCGTGGCCGCTGGTCGGCGTCGAGCGCTTCGCATTCTATGAGATGGCCAGATCAGCCTATTGCGTGATCGCCACCGGCGAGCGCCGGTTCTACGGCTGCTTCATCTTCAGCAAGGGCGTCATCCCGCCGGATGGCGCATCGGGATCATGA
- a CDS encoding FAD-dependent oxidoreductase has product MTAAVHAGETFDVVVVGAGAGGMTAATIAAADGCSVLLLEQAEFIGGTTAISGGMVWIPANHKAAAEGRADTLEAARTYLARTVPGQDRTRLETFLAFGDEALRDLEARTALRLQPVPTYPDYYPDLPGATAGGRVLEPLPFDARGLGDAFALLRDPLPEFMLFGGMMISRQDIPHLRRAGRSLRSALHAARLIARYGLQRLTARRGTTLYLGNALAARLLRSALDRGVVIRTGTSAQQLEADAQGRVSRLEIVDRSGRSWITARRGVVLATGGLSHDAELRRCYVPQGAGLLSVTVDPGAAPRGARLAMALGACLSAPTKAGAFWVPASTFTRADGRSGVFPHTVTDRAKPGLIAVDGTGRRFVNEAVSYHEFVRAQLDHAAAIPAWLICDRRFLWRYGLGKIKPFTRSVADDVAAGYLKRADSLDALAETIGVPAQALTATVNQFNAGAVRGEDPAFGRGGDIYQRALGDADQHPNPCVAPILEPPFHVVAVYPADLGMSAGLVTDARGRVLRADGSPIPGLFACGNDMASIMEGAYPGPGITLGPALVFGWLAGRNVAGANV; this is encoded by the coding sequence ATGACGGCGGCGGTGCACGCCGGCGAGACGTTCGATGTCGTGGTCGTCGGAGCCGGCGCGGGCGGCATGACGGCGGCGACGATCGCGGCTGCTGACGGCTGCTCGGTGCTGCTGCTGGAGCAGGCCGAATTTATCGGCGGCACCACCGCCATCTCCGGCGGCATGGTCTGGATTCCTGCCAATCACAAGGCGGCCGCGGAGGGGCGGGCGGATACGCTGGAGGCGGCGCGCACGTATTTGGCCCGGACCGTGCCGGGGCAGGACCGCACGCGGCTCGAGACGTTCCTTGCATTCGGCGACGAAGCCTTGCGCGATCTCGAGGCCCGCACTGCGCTGCGGCTGCAGCCGGTGCCGACCTATCCGGATTATTATCCCGACCTGCCAGGTGCCACCGCGGGAGGCAGGGTGCTGGAGCCGCTGCCATTCGATGCGCGCGGCCTCGGCGACGCCTTTGCGCTGCTGCGCGATCCGCTGCCGGAGTTCATGCTGTTCGGCGGCATGATGATCAGCCGCCAGGATATCCCGCATCTGCGCCGTGCCGGCCGATCGTTGCGCTCGGCTCTGCATGCGGCCAGGTTGATCGCGCGCTATGGCCTGCAACGGCTCACGGCGCGGCGCGGCACGACGCTTTATCTCGGCAACGCGCTGGCGGCGCGGCTGCTGCGCTCGGCACTCGATCGTGGCGTCGTGATACGGACCGGCACCTCCGCCCAGCAGCTTGAGGCCGACGCGCAGGGCAGGGTCTCGAGGCTCGAAATTGTCGATCGCTCCGGCCGCTCCTGGATCACCGCAAGGCGCGGCGTGGTGCTCGCGACCGGCGGGCTGTCGCATGATGCCGAGCTGCGCCGCTGCTATGTGCCGCAGGGCGCCGGCCTGCTGTCGGTCACCGTTGACCCCGGCGCTGCACCACGCGGTGCGCGGCTGGCCATGGCCCTGGGCGCGTGCCTGTCGGCACCGACGAAAGCGGGCGCGTTCTGGGTGCCGGCTTCGACCTTCACACGGGCCGACGGCAGAAGCGGCGTCTTCCCGCACACGGTCACCGACCGCGCCAAGCCCGGCCTGATCGCGGTCGATGGCACCGGCCGCCGCTTCGTCAACGAGGCGGTGTCCTACCACGAGTTCGTGCGCGCGCAGCTCGATCACGCTGCGGCCATTCCCGCCTGGCTGATCTGCGATCGCCGCTTCCTGTGGAGATACGGCCTCGGCAAGATCAAGCCGTTCACGCGCAGTGTCGCTGACGACGTCGCCGCGGGCTATCTCAAGCGTGCCGACAGCCTGGACGCGCTCGCGGAGACGATCGGCGTCCCCGCGCAGGCGCTGACTGCGACCGTCAACCAGTTCAACGCCGGTGCGGTGCGCGGCGAGGATCCCGCCTTCGGCCGCGGCGGCGACATCTATCAGCGTGCGCTCGGCGACGCCGATCAGCATCCCAATCCCTGCGTCGCGCCGATCCTGGAGCCGCCTTTCCATGTCGTCGCGGTTTATCCGGCCGATCTCGGCATGTCTGCGGGCCTCGTCACCGATGCGCGCGGGCGGGTGTTGCGCGCGGATGGCTCACCCATTCCTGGCCTGTTCGCCTGCGGCAACGACATGGCCTCGATCATGGAAGGGGCCTATCCCGGGCCCGGCATCACGTTGGGTCCGGCGCTGGTCTTCGGCTGGCTCGCGGGCAGGAACGTCGCCGGCGCGAACGTTTGA
- a CDS encoding SDR family oxidoreductase: protein MTTSSPIVLIFGGSRGIGAACAQAFAVAGWQVASTYAASPSDGGPGRQYKVDIRDAASVAQVFAQVAADFGGAPQAVIANAGINVPAGPLASFKPEDFRLLMEVNVVGAFNVLAEAARRVRDAGAIVAITTSLVRHAVPGTGPYAATKAAVESLVRSMAKELSARGVRVNAVAPGPVDTELFNAGKTEEAKQRMAALSPFNRIGKPGEIAEVVRFLASGEASWIQGQIVQPNGGMV, encoded by the coding sequence ATGACCACCTCTTCTCCGATCGTTCTCATCTTCGGCGGCTCCCGCGGCATCGGCGCCGCTTGCGCCCAGGCGTTTGCCGTCGCCGGCTGGCAGGTGGCCTCGACCTACGCCGCCAGCCCGTCGGACGGAGGGCCCGGCCGGCAATACAAGGTCGACATTCGCGATGCCGCGTCGGTCGCGCAGGTCTTCGCGCAAGTGGCCGCCGATTTCGGTGGTGCGCCGCAGGCCGTCATTGCCAACGCCGGCATCAACGTGCCGGCAGGTCCGCTGGCGAGCTTCAAGCCGGAGGACTTCCGGCTGCTGATGGAGGTCAACGTCGTAGGCGCCTTCAACGTGCTGGCGGAGGCAGCGCGGCGCGTGCGCGACGCCGGCGCCATCGTCGCCATCACGACGTCGCTGGTCCGTCACGCGGTGCCGGGCACCGGGCCCTATGCGGCGACCAAGGCAGCGGTCGAAAGCCTGGTGCGGTCGATGGCGAAGGAGCTCTCGGCGCGCGGTGTTCGCGTCAATGCGGTGGCGCCCGGTCCCGTCGACACCGAACTTTTCAATGCCGGCAAGACCGAGGAGGCCAAGCAGCGCATGGCGGCGTTGAGCCCGTTCAATCGCATCGGCAAGCCGGGCGAGATTGCGGAGGTGGTGCGCTTCCTGGCCTCCGGCGAGGCCTCCTGGATCCAGGGACAGATCGTGCAGCCCAATGGCGGCATGGTGTGA
- a CDS encoding NAD(P)-dependent oxidoreductase has protein sequence MTTSKTILVTGACGWLGSAIVHALLARGDRVVAVDLMVSPAMAALASQQQLLVTAAIDLGEWHEVLRAFQTFRPDAVIHAAAVVGVVQAADIPLKALRVNVEGAINLFEAMRLSGVRRVVQISTEETYGDFQSAVIDEDHPQKPASVYGVTKLAAEHYGRVYSRDHGLECINVRTCWVYGPHLPRLRMPRTFIEAALRGEPFHQEDGGNLAVDQVYIDDTVAGVLLALDKPHHSFDAYNVATGVAPTLRDTADAVNRAIPGARITVGDTGPYHHGGRVLSAVKGALDIGRAKAELGYQPRYDLQKGIEATIEATRAAMAKTPSASGNRK, from the coding sequence ATGACCACGAGCAAGACCATTCTGGTCACCGGCGCCTGTGGCTGGCTCGGCTCGGCGATCGTGCATGCGCTGCTCGCGCGCGGCGACCGCGTCGTGGCGGTCGACCTGATGGTCTCGCCGGCCATGGCTGCACTCGCCTCGCAACAACAGCTGCTCGTCACCGCGGCGATCGATCTCGGCGAATGGCATGAGGTGTTGCGGGCGTTCCAGACATTTCGTCCCGACGCCGTCATCCACGCCGCCGCGGTGGTCGGCGTGGTTCAGGCCGCGGATATCCCGCTGAAGGCGCTGCGGGTCAATGTCGAGGGCGCGATCAACCTGTTCGAGGCGATGCGGCTCTCCGGCGTCCGGCGCGTCGTGCAGATCTCAACCGAGGAGACCTATGGCGACTTCCAATCCGCCGTGATCGACGAGGATCACCCGCAGAAGCCGGCCAGCGTCTACGGCGTGACCAAGCTCGCAGCCGAGCACTATGGTCGCGTCTATTCGCGCGATCACGGGCTCGAATGCATCAATGTGCGGACCTGCTGGGTGTACGGACCGCATCTGCCGCGCCTGCGCATGCCCCGCACCTTCATCGAGGCCGCGTTGCGCGGCGAGCCATTTCATCAAGAGGACGGCGGCAATCTCGCGGTCGATCAGGTCTATATCGACGATACCGTGGCCGGCGTGCTGCTCGCGCTCGACAAGCCGCATCACAGCTTTGACGCCTACAACGTCGCGACCGGAGTGGCTCCGACGCTGCGCGACACGGCCGACGCCGTCAATCGCGCCATTCCCGGTGCGAGGATCACGGTCGGCGACACCGGTCCCTATCATCATGGCGGCCGCGTGCTGAGCGCCGTCAAGGGCGCGCTCGACATCGGCCGCGCCAAGGCGGAGCTCGGCTACCAGCCGCGCTACGATCTGCAAAAAGGCATCGAGGCGACGATCGAAGCGACGCGGGCCGCGATGGCGAAGACACCATCTGCATCAGGGAATCGAAAATGA
- a CDS encoding cupin domain-containing protein: MTIVVPGPNAYANAATEKKAVTRNLAEIFWTQYPGHYNQALSKAIVTPDTTGSRFFDHRISSYEPGAHVESHSHKVQEQIYHVLSGEGILILDGERRLVRANDVTYIPPGVVHEFHCTGNDPLLFLVITSPPTDEEPAPR; encoded by the coding sequence ATGACCATCGTCGTTCCCGGACCGAACGCCTACGCGAATGCGGCGACAGAGAAGAAGGCGGTGACGCGCAATCTCGCCGAGATTTTCTGGACCCAGTATCCGGGCCACTATAACCAGGCGCTGTCGAAGGCGATCGTGACGCCGGACACCACCGGCAGCCGCTTCTTCGACCATCGCATCTCGTCCTACGAGCCCGGCGCGCATGTCGAGAGCCATTCTCACAAGGTGCAGGAGCAGATCTATCACGTGCTGTCGGGCGAGGGCATCTTGATCCTCGACGGCGAGCGCCGGCTGGTCCGTGCCAACGACGTCACCTACATTCCGCCGGGCGTGGTGCACGAATTCCACTGCACCGGCAACGACCCGCTGCTGTTCCTCGTGATCACCAGCCCGCCGACCGACGAGGAGCCGGCGCCGCGGTGA